The Vairimorpha necatrix chromosome 11, complete sequence sequence TGACTGTAATAAACTTATAGAATTGTCTAATGCTTCATCTTATTTGGAATACTATTTCTGTTTAGAAGTGTGTTGTAAATTAATAGCGAGGAAGTTGGAGAATAAAAGCGTGAAGATGTTAAAAAAGCAGATTGgtgatataaatattcaagaTAATCAAGATTTTGAGTGGATATCATCTGAGGAAGAATAAACAAgaatgtaaatttattattttattaatattcattttttagattttgaTTAAACATATGAAATGAAGCataatacataaaatattaattattatttattttatgttttgtattttaattatacaTCTAGATGAAGcaacaatattaaaatattaattataatttatgtttttagaTTCTAATTATACATCTGAGATAAAAcaaagatatttaaaattaattataatttatgattATAATAACATCCTAAATGAAGCaatattatgtttttttttattttttagtatgcatattttgtttattacaagtttgtttgtttttgatGAGTCataattttacttaaataaatcttttttagcataaaaaaatgaaaattattttttacaaattataaattagaatattttattcataaGAAGCCACTTCTGCCTTCTTAATTATTTCCACTTTAGGGGTCATTTTATGTACTGGCATAATTCTTCCTAAATGTTGTTTCACTCCACTTTCCTTAGCTTCCTTCCCATTCTTAAAGATAGTTATCTTACTGAGATATTCTTTCAGTCTCTGCGCATTCAAGTCTAAAGTCTCTTTATTCATGTTCCTTCTTCTGTTGTCTACTCTGATTCCTATTCTTCTTGCATAATTTACTTCTAGTCCTGCTTCTTTTAATTCCTCAGGAGTAAATCCTTTACCAAGTCTCTGCTTCTTATTGTATCTTATAGTAGGACATCTTACAATAGGACACAGTTTCTTAAGTGGAGCAGGATAAAGTACTTTAGCTTTACTAGATCTAGTCTTGGCCCTTCTTTGTGCCCTACTAGGCTGGTTATGCCATTCTTTTACCCTTTTCATAGCATTTCTATGATTATTTGGTAGAATGTGGTTGTTCTTCATTTGGggcttaaaaaaatttatttttttaagccCATGACTGGAACTATAAAATCAGTAATAACACAAGGAAAAAGAAAGACAGCTTTGGCCACTTGTAAGTGTTCTGAGAGTGAAGAAATGAGTATTTTGGTAGACAAAGTACCATATAAGATACTCAGTAACAAACTTATGTTATCAAagattaaagaaataatctGTGTGGTTGATGATGTCAATCTTAAGAATCTTAGTTTTCAGATTACGACTAAGATCAAAGAAGGAGTAGTGACTCATAAGAAAGGGAATGGAGAAGTGGCTCTTGCTTATGCAGTGAGAATGGCCTTTGCAAAGGCCATTGTCGCTTATTATGGGACTTATTGTGATGAGTGGAAGAAACAAGAAATCAAGAAAGTTCTTATGTCTTTTGACAGATATTGTCTTGTGGGAGATATTAGGAAAAAAGAACCAAAGAAATTTGGAGGACCAGGAGCCCGAGCAAGATACCAGAAATCTTATCGttagaataaatattcttatataaaaaaaactataatatttttgctATATCTACATATTAAAACtaatatcatatatataaaagaattttaaataattttttacccctttTTTTgtggttttaaaaattctaaactTCTTATTATAGCTTATTGTGTCATtgtaatatcaaatttaaactcAGTgcttaaatttgataattgtaAGTGCGTATACTATATAttaatgcatttttattagatttattatttttagaaaactcggttccaaaatatcgtcagaatcgttttttagaatttatttaacccttctagaaaaattcacaaaaatattaaccAAAGAAAAAGTTGAATATAAGTGTCAAAAATTGAGCTTAGAAGtattcaaaattatctaattatgatttttaagtGTTTTACAACAACATTACTCCTTATATGtcactaaaaagtatttttaaaaatcatgtcTAAACTCTGTCAAATTTAATCAGCCAAAAATGGAaactttacaaaatttaccGAGACGGgacatattataaaacaaacacATTTatcccgttttcaaaacgggaaagcatacgctagtcatcatatatataaaagaattttatttaattttttacccctcttttttgtgactttgaaatttctaaacGATATATTTTGAGCCTTTTAcgttaatataatttcttatatagatttaatgttttaatttgataattgtaAGTGTGTATATTATGtgtaaatacatttttattctaattattatttttgttaaactcagttccaaaTTATtgtcagaatcgttttttagaatttatttaacccttctagaaaaattacaaaaaagtttaacaataaaaatttgttgaCAATAAGTGTCAACAATTGAGCTTAGAAGTTCCCAAAATTATCTCATTGAGataattaaatgttttaaaacaacaCAACTTCTTATATGTTgctaaaaagtatttttaaaaatcatgttttctcctttttaaattcattatcCTTAAATGGAAACTTAACGAAAATTACCAATTAGggacatattaaaaaactaaacatttagatcccgttttcaaaacgggaaagcatacgctagtaatattttaatataatctGTGCTTGAAATACCCCCTTTTCTCATGGAAACAAGTTCTCGTACAAATATTGGCATTCTCGGAGACGAAGACACAATAAATGGCTTTATGATCTCAGGAGTAGAATCTAATACTAAAAATccaaatcttttattagCAAATTACAATACATCTGAGGAAGACTTAAAGAAGATGTTTAATAGCCTCGTCTTTAGAAAAGACTTGGCTCTGATTCTCATCTGTGATTTtgtatttgaaaaaatcaGAGAAGAGATTTCTAAGTTCAATGATGATTTACCATCAATAATAGAAATACCCagtaaaataaagaatgtcaatttgtaaaataaataaaaacattttaaaaaagtttatatattatttagtagatttataaaaaacaaattttagtATTACATGCTATCATCTAATATTATGTCTTTGTTAAGAAATCATGTCTTCTTATCAATATTAAGTGGCCTCGTGATAAACTGccttatatttaaaatataaggaaaatttctaaaaaaaagatagtCCTGCTTTGTAGAGCACATATTCTGATTATTTAACATTTCTTATTACAATGGCAAGGCTACGCTGATGTGTCCACTAGAGCTCtatattgtttataaatCATAAGCCCACATCTTATAAATATGTGTATTATTTGCTTAAGGaaatacatttaattttttaacatattttttcgCTTCTAAGCTCTCATTTGTTTAGCTCTTTATTGAAAACAATTATTTAGGTAAATTAACGGTGTATGTGATTGTATCAGGatatttttcatctttCTCTAATAGCTTAATATTCTCTGACTTTCATTCAAAATCCCCATATTATGATTTATAGTTGAGTATCATATAGATTAATCTACTcgtttaatttattatcaaCCTTGTCTGATCTAACAATTCAGATAATTTAACTAACTGTATTGTAAATTctgtttaattttatctaaaaattcttataaaaaacttctGAAATTTCtagataattatttatttagattTAATTCTATAAGTTTGGCGCGTTTCTAGTATCTAAGCGTTTACATAACcttctaaaaattaatcTCAAGGCCAACTGCACAcgagttttttttgttccgAGCATTAAAACATTAAGCACCTTATAGTCTTTAGCTAGCAATTTGAAGtcgataaaaatatctagCGACTGCACTTTTTATAACTCcgaactttaaaaaatttttattggatttgtttattagcctttaatcaaaaaaaaactatcaAGAAGAGTATATGCCATCTTTAAAAGATTTCCTACATAAACATGTATAAACAAttctttttcatatttaatttactCGATAATCTTCTAGTCtggtatttatataatctaGTTATTCAtttgtattatattatacatGTTACAATGAATTGCGTTTTTTTTGTCTGTATCTTTCCGTCTTCGACCAGAAGTTATGTTTCTCATTCGATGTATTATTTGTAAGCGCTTTTAAGCACCTTGTCTTTCATAGTCgtatctttatattttctcttaatagaaaattaaaGCTGGAATGTTTTACTAGATATTTTGTAATAACTTATATAGATTTTATATGCGAGAAATATCTAGGCGGAACTTTAGTAGacttaaattaattttagtatTAAGTGTGTAAGTATTTTGTAACTAACCCTTTACTTCTTTTCAATacatatcattttttgttctttGTAAAATAGATGTGGAAAGAAAATTCACATAAAGatcaattatatttgtacGTTATTTGTATCCAACTGGTATTGTCGGATTCTTACTCACTAAAACTTATGCTTTTATACTACCAGTATAAAGATCAGCTGTCTCCAATAAACTTTGTCTCCaggagaaaaaaaatatatatgtGGATTTGAATGCTTCCAGGATGATTTCATGGCGAATATACTAAACGGGTATGCCTCCTTAACCGAAAAATgcatcatttttttacgcAAAGGTTCCTACTGTAATTTTCCTCGCGCAAACGACTTTTACCCCTGACACATCATACCATGcattaataatattgtattGTCGAGTAATCTTCCTTTATAAGGCTTACcacattataaaatttagtaTTGAGTCAACAAAACCTtcaattcttttatatctattttttaaatcgtTTCAAGGATCATACCACAGAGCTCACCTACCATAATTCTAAAGTACACTGTATTCGggagataaaaaaaagtgaAAACTCTCTACAAAAGTAATGTTATTTTGGCCCCGAGACGTGTTTCTACACAAGTTGCGATATTTCCTGGTGATTAAATGCACTCAGAGGTCGTTAActctttaataattatcgtaaaaattttttcatctgAGTTGTTATAACTGCatcatataaatatataacatttGGTACATGATCTTTTGGAACCCGcatttaaaatctaaaaaagagaaaaatgaaaaaaatataaaaaaaggacTTGGCAATGAATTTTGATTCATAAAAGAAGATGATTTATACGTCGGTTTTTTTGGTATTTAATAGGCCGATATACATTGTAAATCTACTCAAGTGCTTGTCCTGATTTATTCCATGCCTAGGCCGGAATTCTCTCTCGGAAAGAGACCAAAATCCTTCAATTTGTTTGGTATTGTATCTCAGGATTGTTATAGCTTACAAAATTGTAAAGATGATTTACAGTTCTGTGCTCCGTCTCTGTGGCTTATCTAATGCGGCATAATCTGCTCTCCATTGAACAGTATTTACAATAGAACTTAGTTAATTATTATCTTGCATTACCTCAAGAAGAATAGACGCATTTCTACTAGCCACAGGACAAGTAAGACACACGCGGGttctatattattatatgtttttagaataatctttaatttattttcatatacaaaaaaactCATCTGTTTTACACAAAATTTtgtcatttttatataggGGGATCCTTCCAAATTATCAATGTTGGTTTATTTTTCCAATGCAAGCTCCAAACGTCCATGAACCTAACCATTTTTGTTAAGATATTCGTAGCTCTGTTTAATAATGAGTTCTGCTTTAAAACAGGACCAAGTGCATCTAAACATCTTCTATTAAGGaatagtaatttttttgcatagtgtcaagttttttttttgtttaaagaTAAACATGAACTGTCCAGTTGCTTATTAGCTAGAAagcatttaaatttattctaaACTCTTCTTCTGTTAGaactataaaatttattcatttttagaCTATACTTAATAGATAGTcagtaaaattattaattttttttttctttgtatGTATCCAATAATTTCGACCAGTTTACATAGTGATTTTGGAAAATCAAATCTCTAAGcttcttctatttttatcatcattttttttgtaggTCTCCGCAAATCAACCTTGATATATAGTTAAGTTACTTGTTCTTATTTCTACCgctttttctttttctagTGGTCTTTTATGTTCTTCactattttcatttttttcaattactCCGCAGAAAGTTTTTCCAACATTTTAGccttattaaatatgagATTTTGCTGTCCTAACtccttttgtttttaacaTTATTCTTGGCTTTTCCAATGCgtttttcatattattaGTAAGCTATTTGTTTATACGTTCTTTAtctttgatatattttttttccatatacatctttttttatttttaacatattagcttttatgaaaataattctaTATAGTTCATATGAACTGAACGCCGATGCACGTATAAGatctataattaaaaagaagcAAATGGTCAAATTAAGCCGCAATTCAATCAAAATAATGTTGATTATACTACCTCACAAATCCCCgtattaaaatgaaaatgttaaaaaaataaatcttttataattattgaaaaaacatTTGAATAATCTATTTATgacaaattataaaacacatcattatataaattatttattcttttaataCCAAATGCCCAAGGATCATGAAAACGcataagaaaaaaacaagccaaagttttttacttatatattttttaggtATATATTGCGATACTAATAAAGCTGCAACACATACAATAGGAACAAAAACTGCATAACTTAAAACTCCAAATCTATAAGAAAATGCATCCAGTTTAAAGCCAACGTCGGTAGAAGCATCTGTAGGAGCTATATCCTCATGCAATTTGGAGAAGACAGTATCAGAGGCGCTATTAAGAAGATTTTGGTCATATGGTATTTccataatatttaaattagaaTCATTTTCTTTGACTAATTTTTTCGATGTATCACTATTGATTATAgatcttttatttcttgaTTGTTTTTTGCCTCTAAATCCGTTTCGTATATCAATATTAATACTGGTTGGCTCTACAATTTGATCCTGTGTCTTAAAATATCCAACTATCTCACTACAGTAATGTTGTCGGGTTGGATTAAATACTCGTTCATGCTTTATATTCATATTCCACCTTCGATGTTCAGGTACACACTTGTTTAAAACGCCTTGTTTGATGAAAATATTCTCTTCACACGATACATCTCCTTCGCATGCTTGTATTACTAAACTTTTGGCACATCTTAGTTTATCAAAATGTTCTTGTTGGATACAATTCCTTTTATTGCACTCTTCGTTAAAAGTTTCCGCCGCATTTACGAACCTatcttctaaaatttttttagtatcttcttctttaaatCTTCTTACCAAGTCAGGCTTGCCAAATGCTTCACCTTCCTCCTGGTTATAacaattaatatttgtatcAGTATTAAATAATCCATGCGTATACCAATTGCAAAAAGGATTTACCCATCCTTTATATTTACTTTGGgctaaattataaatagtAACTAGTCTTCTTTCGTTACAATGGACACATTGGTTGTATTTTCTAAGTAGACAtctcaaaaaatttttgtgaaCATATATTGTCTGAGTATTATCTTTGCAATGCATGTTGGCGTACATTATTTCTGATGCCATGGAGTCAGCTAATTGTTCGTCAGACTTAGGATTTTCAGTATCACACATgggataaaatttttttattgaatttaaatacatgtcaaaattctaattttttttcatttttatatagataGCTCGGAGATAGTTTATAACTcgacaattaaaaaaacggaatttgtcttttatttattgatgTATGTCAAGACCACAAATGTCAAATCTCAACAGCAACAAAATATCAATATAATACATATATAGaacaagaaatatttttgcatttttttaaactaatgtttttttttgtaaaaaaaaattagagaGTTGTTTCAAACTTATAATTCACATTTTTTCATGcttactttaaaaatttataacttACGTCTTTGaacttattttaataatttaaaatgttgTTTTATCGACACATGtcaaaatttcaaatttttttcacttttgattattttatgatttttaaacacCAGACATAAGACATATAAGTTTTTTGTACTTATCCTATTCGAATTATAAATTCGTAcgttttttctttattttaccATATTATTGACTTTTTGATTCGactttctttattttacaaattttaatctGCAAACATTATGAACagtacaaaatatttttcaagcATGAGTTGTCTTTAGCAATCAAATCGTATACAGATATTAAACATTCAAATTTCCCAAAATAATTAtcagaaatttttagataaatcTGCCCCTACGTCATAAACAAGAAGAGAGATGtcattgtaaaaaaaataaataagcagtatttaatttagagcaattattttagtttttttttgttagagattttttttaaaaaaactgttattttttcattattacCCAAGTTACcgctaaaaaatttcaatgaAAGTTGACTTTTAAGTTTGTTGTCGAGATCTAGAGATGTCAATGAAAAGGCATGGGCCGAAGAGTATTATTGGacacttttttttaaattataattttattccaAAAACAGAGTAACAATAAGAGGACAAGAACTGCCGAGAAtttgttattattaaaaatacaaattggggtttttaaatactaaatataattttcaatcGTTTATTGCTATAATTGTAAATCATAAGCAAATGTTAcctctttattttttatattgaatgttttgtttattttagagatcgttttgtttaaaaaaaaattctaaagaaatagaataaatactaaaaaagGAATACTAATGAGATAATAAACAACTAAACacgaaatttaaatattaaaactGTTTAATTGGCGTAGATCATATGTTAAGTGGTAATGAGATGATTATAACgtaatttttaagaaaatatgaaaatgttTAGATTTACCACTTTTAATctcattttaataaaatttttgcgggtaaaaaatgaaaaattgaCCTCAAAATGCAACCTTTTAATGTTAACTTTTGTTTAGGGAATAAATTATGTGTAAATTTAAcctataaaatttatagtttttatattaagtTTTTGCACGAGTAATGGGAATAGCTTTCTCTTACTTATATGATAAATGCTGTCAATAATATAGTACTCTTTTTACTCACATTCTCTGTCCATTTTTTGCAACTTccaaaatgtttttaagtATTGCAGATTATGCAGCGGCTTTGATTTGGCTATTCGCTTAAACCATTTTTGAATGTAGGTGGTATCTGTAGAGACCACCttttgttaaaataaacGCAGAAACTTAGACTTGTGTTTATACATAGAATCTGCATGGTTTGCAAAGAGATCATGCTTACACCTGTTTTTATTCCTACTGTTCTTAGTTATAAAGTCTAATAAAAGCATTTTTTACAACGATTATTTCCCAAATACTTTGTACATTATATGAATGTCGTGTTAATTGTACTTAAATATGTATAAAGTCCCCATCTTTTCTCTAAGGTTTATAGTAATTCGGACTTGTAAAAAGCAATTTTTTCTCATTGTATATCCTGCAAGCCCGTAGCCGCAACATATCTGTAGACATATGTACTCTAGAACTTCGTTATGCCTTcgtatataattatattgcAAAATTATTTCACCAAAGTCGGCATGAGGTCGTTATTACCtctcataaaaatattttcttagtGATTACACAGTTTATGGTTActaagtttatatttacttttGTAAACCATAACGAAGTCACCTATATCAGTTTATGTTATTTCCTAtgttcaataaattttttggtAAAAAATCAGGTTTCAAATCCACTAAAAGGTAAGTCATTGGGTTTCTAGTTTTCATTTTAAGACTTCGCTTTCTAATTTGACTTAAATTCCAAAAAAGCCTTAATCTTAGAAAGgtagatatttttattattttctattttaaacagaaatttcttttttggtTCCTTCTGTGACGTCTATAACTTAAGGAATTGCAAAACCATTTCTTGCCAAGAAATTAGACATTAAAAAGACTCCTGTTTGGCTTTTATCTCGGTAAGTGTGTCCGTTGCCGCGAAGGTATATAACGTGTGAGGTGTTGCAACAAATATTTCCAATCTTTTATACGGATGTTTAATGTTTGAAGACTTTTCTGAAATGATCTTTGCAAGCTAAGCAACGTACTGTATTCATTATGgccttttataaaatctagGGTTGAGCTAAGTTTGCTAATTTTTctgtattttttcaatCGCATTGTATATCATATTCTTGTTTGATCTAAGTTTTTCTCTTAGAATATTCCGTAATTTCTTTCATCTATATCCAAGTGTGACAATAAAAGTTTGGACTTTCTTAACAACCAACATGGTGGTTCTCTTCCAACTTGATTTTGTAGCTGtcataataaaacatattttcattcttaaaaaatagtttaatttatcaacaCGAAATAACCTATACATGCAAAACTTCGTTTTCGGCCTTTCCCATTATGTGTTTTTCATAGAGCTTCATACAGAGAAGCTTATCGCTTGATAAACGAGAGATACGGCAAAGCTCTTAAAGACTTTTCTTTTTGGTACATGGccgtttggaacccgctttgGGAAAATGAACCCGCTTTGGGAAAATAAAGTCgcattgaaattttaaaggaccccctttaaaaaatggcaAAATTGGTAAAAACAATGTTTGTTGAGGCAGATGTGGTTTTGAGTGatgaaatgtatttataatggaatataaagaaaagtttattttggaAACATTTGATGCTGAATCGGCGTGCGCCTTGCTCGTTTCTGTAACTAGTAGAATACTGCTTTTTCCTTGAGGTGATACAAGAAAATGTATAACCTGTTTCTATATGATCTCTAATCAATGGGTAGCATATGATGTCATATTAGCTAAGCAAAGGGATGGAGCACAGTACTAAGAATCACTCCATAAATGCCTAACCTCTAGCGATTCTGAGCCacataatattatataat is a genomic window containing:
- a CDS encoding ribosomal protein eL13, which translates into the protein MKNNHILPNNHRNAMKRVKEWHNQPSRAQRRAKTRSSKAKVLYPAPLKKLCPIVRCPTIRYNKKQRLGKGFTPEELKEAGLEVNYARRIGIRVDNRRRNMNKETLDLNAQRLKEYLSKITIFKNGKEAKESGVKQHLGRIMPVHKMTPKVEIIKKAEVASYE
- a CDS encoding ribosomal protein uS9, translated to MTGTIKSVITQGKRKTALATCKCSESEEMSILVDKVPYKILSNKLMLSKIKEIICVVDDVNLKNLSFQITTKIKEGVVTHKKGNGEVALAYAVRMAFAKAIVAYYGTYCDEWKKQEIKKVLMSFDRYCLVGDIRKKEPKKFGGPGARARYQKSYR
- a CDS encoding V-type proton ATPase subunit F (VATF), which produces METSSRTNIGILGDEDTINGFMISGVESNTKNPNLLLANYNTSEEDLKKMFNSLVFRKDLALILICDFVFEKIREEISKFNDDLPSIIEIPSKIKNVNL